The Comamonas piscis region AGTGCTATGGCGGCGACGTTTCGCGCAAGCGCAAGCTGCTGGAAAAACAGAAGGCCGGTAAGAAGCGCATGAAGCAGATCGGCTCGGTGGAAGTGCCACAAGAGGCCTTTCTGGCGATTTTGCAAGTGGACGATTAAGAAAAGCAGCCCAGAACAAAGTTATGCAAATCCTGACAACACTGATTCTGGCCGCCTTTGTGGCCTATATGGGCGCCTGGTACAGCGGCGCGATCGAGGGCAACTTTGCCCTGCTGCTGTTTTTGGCCACCGTCATCACCGGTGCCTACTGGCTGGCAGAGCGTTTTTACTTTTTCCCCCGCCGCAAGGCCGCTGCCGTTCAACTGGAGGCTTCGGCCCAAGAGCGCCGCCGGCAGCTCGATGCCCAAGGCATCCAGAAGGTCGATGGCGATGACCTGGAAGAGGGCAAGGCGCGCCTGCTGATGCAGCCCTGGTGGCTGGATTGGACCGCCGGTCTGTTCCCGGTGATCATCGTGGTCTTTATCCTGCGCTCTTTCCTGTTTGAGCCGTTCAAGATTCCGTCGGGCTCGATGATCCCGACCTTGCAGGTGGGCGACCTGATCTTGGTCAACAAGTTCACCTATGGCGTGCGCCTGCCGGTGATCAACAAGAAGATCAGCGATGGCACGCCGCCCAAGCGTGGCGATGTGATGGTGTTCCGCTATCCGCCGCAGCCCAGCATGGACTACATCAAGCGTGTGGTGGGCGTACCCGGTGACGAGGTGGCCTACATCAACAAGCGCCTGACCATCAATGGCCAGGCCGTGCCGACGACCAACCAGCCCGATTATTTCGAGCAGGATGCGATGCGCTACTTCAAGCAGATTGAAGAGCAGCTGGGCGACAAGCCCCACCGCTCGATCATCAACCCGGATGTGCCCAACTTTGTTCAGGGCGTGACCGACTTCAAGTACAAGGACAACTGCCGCTACAGCGTCGAAGGCGTGACCTGCAAGGTGCCCGAAGGCCACTACTTCATGATGGGCGACAACCGCGACAATTCGTTGGATTCCCGTTACTGGGGCTTTGTGCCGGATGCGAATATTGTGGGTCGGGCCTTCTTTGTCTGGATGAATTTCGGTAACATCAAGCGCATCGGACCATTTAACTAAAAAAGTTTTCTAAGAGGGATTGACTATGCAGGCTATGAAACAAGCACCCCGACACCGCCAACGCGGCATGTCGTTCATCGGTGTGGTGCTCTGGGGTTTCATCATTGTGGTTTTGGCCATTGTGGGCAGCAAAGCAGTCCCGATCGTGATCGAGAACATGAACATCAAGAAGGCAGCCGTCAAGGCTGCCCGCCAGGGCTCGACGGTGCAGGAAGTGCGCACCATCTATGAACGCTCGCAGGCGATTGATGACATGACATCGGTGAATGCCAAGGATTTGGAAGTGACCAAGGATACGGACGGCAAGATTGTGGTGTCGTACAGCTATGAGCGGGACATCCCCTTGTACGGACCGGCTTTCTTGGTCTTCCGTTTTAACGATAGTGTGAAGTAGGTGGAACCAGAACTCAGTCGATTGCAGGAACGCCTGCAGTATTCTTTTGCGAACGGTGCGTTGCTGCAGCGAGCGGTAACGCACCGTAGTTTTTGTGCGGATCACAATGAGCGCCTGGAGTTTCTCGGCGACTCGGTGTTGGGCCTGGCGGTATCGACGATGCTGTTCCAGCAGCTCAAGGGCACCCCGGAAGGTGAGCTCTCGCGCATGCGGGCCAACCTGGTCAAGCAAGACACCTTGCACCAGATTGCGCTGCGCCTGCAGCTGGCCAAGGTGCTGCGCCTGGGAGAGGGCGAGTCCAAATCGGGCGGACGCGAACGTCCCTCGATCCTCGCTGACGCGGTCGAGGCGATTATCGGAGCGGTTTACTTGGATGCTGGTTATACGCAGGCCGAGGCCATCGTGCATCATCTGTACGAGCGCGTAGAGATCTCGCAGCACATGTCTGCGGCCTCCAAGGATGCCAAGACGGCGCTGCAGGAATGGCTGCAGGCACGCAAGAAATCGGTGCCGGAGTATGTGGTGACCGGTACCACCGGCGCTGCGCATGCGCAGACCTTCCATGTCGACTGTGTGGTGCCGGCCTTCCAGGCCCGCAGCGAAGGTGCCGGCGCATCGCGCCGCGCAGCCGAGCAGGCGGCCGCCGCCATCATGTTGCAACAATTGCAGACCCAGCATCGCTAAGCTTTTATGACCTCCAAAAAATCCAATCCTCCAGAAGCCGCTGGGCAAGATGCTGCTTCGCTGCTGCCTTCGGGCCAGTCCGTGTCCGATCTCGATGCCATGCTGGCCGCGGCCAAGCCCGGCACGCCGGTTGCCCGTGTCACGCCGGCCGATGCGGCCCCGGCTGACGCGCCCGCTGTGCCTACCGGTCCCCAACGCTGCGGTTTGATCGCCATTGTCGGCAAGCCCAATGTAGGCAAGTCCACGTTGATGAATGCGCTGGTCGGCCAGAAGATCTCGATCACCTCGCGCAAGGCGCAGACCACGCGCCACCGCATCACGGGCATCCGTACGCAGGACAACACACAGTTTGTGTTTGTCGATACGCCCGGTTTCCAGACCCGCCATTCGCGCGCGCTGAACAAGTCGCTCAACAAGACGGTGATGGGCGCCATTGGCGATGTGGACCTGATCCTGTTTGTCGTCGAAGCAGGCAGCTTCACCCTGGCCGACGCCAAGGTGCTGTCGCTGTTCAAGCCGGGCATTCCCACCTTGCTGATTGCTAACAAGCTCGACACCATCCATCGCCGCCATGAAATCGCGCCCTGGCTGCGTGATATGCAAGAGCGCCACCCGTTTGCCGAGTTCGTGCCGATGTCGGCCAAAAACAAGGGCGATATCGATCGGATGTTTGGCATCTGCGAGAAATACCTGCCCGAGCAAGCCTGGTTCTATGGCCCCGAAGAGCTGACCGACCGCAGCGAGAAGTTTCTGGCCTCCGAGACGGTGCGCGAGAAGCTGTTCCGCTTCACCGGCGATGAGCTGCCCTACACCTCGACCGTCATCATCGACAAGTTCGAGGAAGAGCCCAGCAAGGCACATGGCCGCTTCATGCGCATTGCCGCAACCATCGTGGTTGAGCGTGATGGGCACAAGGCCATGGTCATTGGCGAGAAGGGCGAAAAGCTCAAGCGCATCAGCACTGAGGCGCGCCAGGAGCTGGAAAAGCTGCTGAACGCCAAGGTGTTCCTGGAAGTCTGGGTCAAGGTCAAGTCCGGCTGGGCCGATGACGAGGCCCGCGTCAAGTCCTTCGGCTACGAATAAGCCCCGCAAGCCTGGCTATCTGCCCGGCTTGTAGGCAGCAGTCTCTTAGCGCTGCAGGGGCTTGCCAGCCGCTGCAGCAGCGCCTGGCCTGGTGGGCTACCCTGTGATACCCCGGTGATCTCTGCGATCACGTACTGCAACGACCCCCGCCATGGCTGTCAAGCGCGTCAACGAAGAACCTGCCTATATCCTGCACCGCTATGACTGGAGCGAATCCAGCCTGGTGCTGGAGTGCTTTACCCGGCATCGGGGGCGGGTCGCCCTGGTCGCCAAGGGCGTCAAAAAACCGACGTCCAGCTTTCGGCCGGTGCTGCTGGCGCTGCAGCCGCTGCGCCTGTCCTGGGGCATTGCCGGCGAGGCGGCTTCGGACATCCACACCCTCAAAAGCGCCGAGTGGGTCGGCGGCCACACCATGCCCGTGGGCGGCGGTCTGCTGTCAGGCCTCTACCTCAACGAGCTGCTGATGCGCCTGCTGGCGCGCGAAGACCCGTTTGCCAACCTCTTCGACATCTATGCCGGTGTGGTGCGGGTGCTGGCTACCGACCACGGGGATGTGCTGGAGCCTGTGTTGCGCGCCTTTGAATTGCTGCTGCTGCGCGAGCTGGGACTGCTGCCTTCGCTGGCGGAACAGACCCTGTCGCTGCAGCCGCTCAAGGCCCAGGGCCGCTACGTGCTGGTGCCGGATGCCGGCTTGCGCGAGGCCCATGGGCAGGACAGGGCGGGGCTCTCAGGTGCACAATGGGAGGCCCTGGAAGAAGCGCTGTTGGCGGCAAACCCCTATCCCGCCGTCCTCAGGGCTTGCGTGATGTGTGCAGGCGAGCTAAAAGTTCAGTTGCGTACGCTGTTGCAGCACCATTGTGGTCAGCCGGTACTGCGTACGCGCCAGTTGATGATGGATATCCAATCACTATGACTACCCCCGTGAAAACTGCCCTGTCTATCAACCTCAACAAGGTGGCACTGGTGCGCAACACCCGCCATCTGGATATCCCCAGCGTGACGCGTGCGGCACGTCTGTGCCTGGAAGCAGGCGCGCAGGGGATCACCGTGCATCCCCGACCGGATGAACGCCATATCCGCCCCGGCGATGTGGAAAAGCTGGCCGGCGTGATCGCCACCTGGCCGGTCAAGCGTGAGTTCAACATCGAGGGCAACCCTTTTCACAACCTGATGGACTATGTGCGCCAGTACCGCCCGCACCAGGTGACCTTTGTGCCGGACGGCCAGGACCAGTTCACCAGTGACCATGGCTGGAGCTTTCCGCAGGATGCCGAGCGCCTGCAGCCGCTGATTGCGGAATGCAAGGCGCTGGGCGTGCGCGTGAGTTTGTTCATGGACCCGATCCCTGAGCAAATGGCCGCTGCCAAGGCGGTGGGTGCCGACCGGGTAGAGCTGTACACCGAGCCCTATGCCGCTGCCTTTGGTACTCCTGAGCAAAGTGTGCAACTGGCGCGCTACGCAGCAGCGGCCAAGGCCGCGCAGGCAGCGGGCCTGGGCGTCAATGCGGGCCATGACCTGAGCCTGCGCAACCTGACCCCTTTTGTGGCCAACGTTCCCCAGGTACTGGAGGTGTCGATCGGCCATGCCTTTGTGACCGATGCGCTGGAGATGGGCTATGCCGAAGCCGTGCGTGCCTACCGCCGCTCGCTCGATGCCCGCGCCGATGGCGTGTTGCTGTAACTCAAGCAGAGGCGTTGTGACAGCATGATCTACGGCATTGGCACCGACATCTGCGATATCCGCCGCATTCGCGCGACCCTGGAACGCCAAGGCGAGCGCTTTGCCCACAAGGTGCTGGCCGAGGGCGAGCTGGCCGTCTGGCGCCGCCGCAGCGAGCGCTGGCCCGACCGGGGCGTGCGCTACATGGCCACCCGCTTTTCGGCCAAGGAGGCCTTCAGCAAGGCCGTGGGCCTGGGCATGCGCATGCCGATGACCTGGCGCAACTGCGAGGTCATCAACCTGCCCAGCGGCAAGCCTGGCATACGCCTGCATGGCGAGCTGGCCACCTGGTTTGAGGCGCAGGGCCTGACAGCCCATATCACCGTGACCGATGAGGTCGACTATGCGGCGAGCTTTTGCGTCGTCGAGAAGCTCTGACCTCCGTTCCTCCGGGCCCTCGCAGGGCCCGTTTTTGAATCTTCCGCGCCCTTGCGCTCCCTTCCATGCACGCTCCTCTGATCATTGATATCGCCGGCAAGGCCCTGACCGATGCCGACCGCGCCCGCCTGTCGCACCCGCTGGTGGGGGGCATCATCTTGTTCGCCCGCAACTGGGACAACCGCTCGGCGCTGGTGCAGCTGTGCGCGCAGATCAAGGCCGTCAAGCCCGATCTGCTGATTTGTGTGGACCATGAGGGTGGACGCGTGCAGCGCTTTCGCAGCGATGGTTTTACCCACATCCCTCCGATGCGCCACTTTGGCCAGATGTGGATGGACGACGGCCAGGGCAGCAAGCACCGCCCGGGTAGCGGCGCAATGCGGGCGATGAATGCAGCCACCGCTGCCGGCTATGTGCTGGGCGCCGAGCTGCGCGCCTGCGCGGTGGATTTCAGCTTCACCCCGGTCCTGGATCTGGACTATGGCGAAAGCTCGGTCATCGGCGACCGCAGCTTTCACCGCGACCCGCGCGTGGTCGCGATGCTGGCCAAGAGCCTCATGCACGGGCTGCTGCAAGCGGGCATGGGCAATTGCGGCAAGCACTTCCCTGGCCATGGCTTTGTCAAGGCAGATTCGCATGTTGCCATTCCGGTCGATGCGCGCAGCCTGAGCGCCATCCTGGCCGAGGATGCCGCACCTTACCCCTGGCTGAGCAGTGTGCTGACCGCCGTGATGCCCGCCCACGTCATCTACCCCAAGGTGGACAAGCGCCCGGCCGGATTTAGCGAGAAATGGCTCAAGGATGTGCTGCGTACCCGTCTGCGCTATGACGGCGCGATCTTCAGCGATGACCTGAGCATGGAAGGCGCACGCCGCATCAACGGCGAGGTGATCAGCTACACCGATGCGGCGCTGGCGGCTTTGGCGGCCGGCTGCGACATGGTGCTGCTGTGCAACCAGAGCCTGGGCCTGGGTGCCCATGTGGATGAGCTGCTCGACGGCATGGACGAGGCCCTGCGCAGCGGCCGTTGGCAGCCGGACGAGGATTCGGAATCGCGCCGCCTGGCATTGCTGCCCGAGACGGTACCCCAACCCTGGGATGAGCTGATGCGCCAGCCCGCCTACCAGGACGCGCTGGACCTGCTGGCCTGAGCGAGTTGCTGACGGTGGTGATCTTTTAAGCCCCGCCTCAGCCCCGTCCTCTAGATTGCTCTCATCCCCTAGATGGCTGAGAGCGATGCCCCTACACAACCCCTTGCGCCGTGTGGCGCTGGCCTGCCGCGAAACCTTGGCGCTCGCGCGGCCCTATTTTGTCTCCGAGGACAAGCGCCGCGCCTGGGGCCTGCTAGCGGCCATCGTGGCGCTCAACCTGGCCGCCGTGTTCATGCTGGTGCAGATCAACAGCTGGAACCGGGTGTTCTACGATGCGCTGCAGAACAAGCAGGCGGATGTGTTCTGGCACCAGCTCTGGCGCTTTTTGTGGCTGGCGCTGGTCTACATCGTCATTGCGGTCTACAAGTTCTACCTGACCCAGCTGCTGCAATGGCACTGGCGCCGCTGGCTGACCGCGCACCTGCAAGGCCGTTGGCTCGCCCACAAGGCGTTCTACCGCATGGAGCTGGGGCGCTATGGCGGCGGGCCCAAGGCGCCGGACAACCCTGACCAGCGGATCCAGGAAGACATCAACCTGTTCAGCAGCTACAGCGTGGCGCTCAGCATGGGCCTGTTGAATGCGCTGGTCACCTTTGTCAGCTTTGTCGGCATTCTCTGGGGCTTGAGCGCGGCGATGGACCTGAGCCTGCCCGCCGCGCTGGGCGGCGGCAGCCTGCATATTCCCGGCTTTATGGTCTGGATGGCCGTGCTGTACTGCCTCGTGGGCAGTGCCATATCGCTGTGGCTGGGCAAGCCGCAGGTGCGGCTCAACAACCAGCAGCAGCGCCTGGAGGCCAACTACCGCCACCACATGGTCCGCGTGCGCGAGCATGCCGAAGCCATTGCGATGGACAGCGGCGAGCAGGTCGAGGGCGAGCAACTGCGCCTGCGCTTTGGCGATGTGATGGCCAACTACCTGCAGCTGGTCAAGCAGCAAAAGCGCATGGCCTGGTTCAGCAATTTCTTTGGCCAGGCCGCCGTGGTGTTTCCGTTCATCATTGCCGCGCCGCGCTTTTTCAGCGGTGCCATCCAGCTGGGCCAGCTGATGCAGATTGCCTCGGCCTTTAACCAGGTGCAGGATTCGCTCAGCTGGATCGTCAACAACTACAGCGATATT contains the following coding sequences:
- the lepB gene encoding signal peptidase I, with the protein product MQILTTLILAAFVAYMGAWYSGAIEGNFALLLFLATVITGAYWLAERFYFFPRRKAAAVQLEASAQERRRQLDAQGIQKVDGDDLEEGKARLLMQPWWLDWTAGLFPVIIVVFILRSFLFEPFKIPSGSMIPTLQVGDLILVNKFTYGVRLPVINKKISDGTPPKRGDVMVFRYPPQPSMDYIKRVVGVPGDEVAYINKRLTINGQAVPTTNQPDYFEQDAMRYFKQIEEQLGDKPHRSIINPDVPNFVQGVTDFKYKDNCRYSVEGVTCKVPEGHYFMMGDNRDNSLDSRYWGFVPDANIVGRAFFVWMNFGNIKRIGPFN
- a CDS encoding DUF4845 domain-containing protein, with the protein product MQAMKQAPRHRQRGMSFIGVVLWGFIIVVLAIVGSKAVPIVIENMNIKKAAVKAARQGSTVQEVRTIYERSQAIDDMTSVNAKDLEVTKDTDGKIVVSYSYERDIPLYGPAFLVFRFNDSVK
- the rnc gene encoding ribonuclease III, which codes for MEPELSRLQERLQYSFANGALLQRAVTHRSFCADHNERLEFLGDSVLGLAVSTMLFQQLKGTPEGELSRMRANLVKQDTLHQIALRLQLAKVLRLGEGESKSGGRERPSILADAVEAIIGAVYLDAGYTQAEAIVHHLYERVEISQHMSAASKDAKTALQEWLQARKKSVPEYVVTGTTGAAHAQTFHVDCVVPAFQARSEGAGASRRAAEQAAAAIMLQQLQTQHR
- the era gene encoding GTPase Era, translated to MLAAAKPGTPVARVTPADAAPADAPAVPTGPQRCGLIAIVGKPNVGKSTLMNALVGQKISITSRKAQTTRHRITGIRTQDNTQFVFVDTPGFQTRHSRALNKSLNKTVMGAIGDVDLILFVVEAGSFTLADAKVLSLFKPGIPTLLIANKLDTIHRRHEIAPWLRDMQERHPFAEFVPMSAKNKGDIDRMFGICEKYLPEQAWFYGPEELTDRSEKFLASETVREKLFRFTGDELPYTSTVIIDKFEEEPSKAHGRFMRIAATIVVERDGHKAMVIGEKGEKLKRISTEARQELEKLLNAKVFLEVWVKVKSGWADDEARVKSFGYE
- the recO gene encoding DNA repair protein RecO, which produces MAVKRVNEEPAYILHRYDWSESSLVLECFTRHRGRVALVAKGVKKPTSSFRPVLLALQPLRLSWGIAGEAASDIHTLKSAEWVGGHTMPVGGGLLSGLYLNELLMRLLAREDPFANLFDIYAGVVRVLATDHGDVLEPVLRAFELLLLRELGLLPSLAEQTLSLQPLKAQGRYVLVPDAGLREAHGQDRAGLSGAQWEALEEALLAANPYPAVLRACVMCAGELKVQLRTLLQHHCGQPVLRTRQLMMDIQSL
- a CDS encoding pyridoxine 5'-phosphate synthase, with translation MTTPVKTALSINLNKVALVRNTRHLDIPSVTRAARLCLEAGAQGITVHPRPDERHIRPGDVEKLAGVIATWPVKREFNIEGNPFHNLMDYVRQYRPHQVTFVPDGQDQFTSDHGWSFPQDAERLQPLIAECKALGVRVSLFMDPIPEQMAAAKAVGADRVELYTEPYAAAFGTPEQSVQLARYAAAAKAAQAAGLGVNAGHDLSLRNLTPFVANVPQVLEVSIGHAFVTDALEMGYAEAVRAYRRSLDARADGVLL
- the acpS gene encoding holo-ACP synthase encodes the protein MIYGIGTDICDIRRIRATLERQGERFAHKVLAEGELAVWRRRSERWPDRGVRYMATRFSAKEAFSKAVGLGMRMPMTWRNCEVINLPSGKPGIRLHGELATWFEAQGLTAHITVTDEVDYAASFCVVEKL
- the nagZ gene encoding beta-N-acetylhexosaminidase; this translates as MHAPLIIDIAGKALTDADRARLSHPLVGGIILFARNWDNRSALVQLCAQIKAVKPDLLICVDHEGGRVQRFRSDGFTHIPPMRHFGQMWMDDGQGSKHRPGSGAMRAMNAATAAGYVLGAELRACAVDFSFTPVLDLDYGESSVIGDRSFHRDPRVVAMLAKSLMHGLLQAGMGNCGKHFPGHGFVKADSHVAIPVDARSLSAILAEDAAPYPWLSSVLTAVMPAHVIYPKVDKRPAGFSEKWLKDVLRTRLRYDGAIFSDDLSMEGARRINGEVISYTDAALAALAAGCDMVLLCNQSLGLGAHVDELLDGMDEALRSGRWQPDEDSESRRLALLPETVPQPWDELMRQPAYQDALDLLA
- a CDS encoding ABC transporter ATP-binding protein/permease; the protein is MPLHNPLRRVALACRETLALARPYFVSEDKRRAWGLLAAIVALNLAAVFMLVQINSWNRVFYDALQNKQADVFWHQLWRFLWLALVYIVIAVYKFYLTQLLQWHWRRWLTAHLQGRWLAHKAFYRMELGRYGGGPKAPDNPDQRIQEDINLFSSYSVALSMGLLNALVTFVSFVGILWGLSAAMDLSLPAALGGGSLHIPGFMVWMAVLYCLVGSAISLWLGKPQVRLNNQQQRLEANYRHHMVRVREHAEAIAMDSGEQVEGEQLRLRFGDVMANYLQLVKQQKRMAWFSNFFGQAAVVFPFIIAAPRFFSGAIQLGQLMQIASAFNQVQDSLSWIVNNYSDIAAWRATSQRLASFEAGLRAQAQPQGAALAAGDQLQTQGLQVSLPDGRVVIDAADLQIDPGQQLLISGRSGSGKSTLLRSLAGIWPFAQGRVQRPMDGMFIAQRPYFPDGSLRQALAYPQAAATYTDAQLQAALAAAQLPLLVARLDEVAAWNAVLSGGEQQRLAIARVLLKRPAWVFADEATSALDQDTEAAIYGQLQRLVRERGGALVSVAHRDSVQAFHDLRWQLDPEQRALLQIALKQ